The following are encoded together in the Geobacter sulfurreducens PCA genome:
- a CDS encoding LysR family transcriptional regulator translates to METVYFKTLLAVVETGSFSRAAERLCITQSAVSQRIKLLEGRYGYTLIDRAGNFLVPTAAGELVIQKARVIIEHELALLGALKLLPAKTVISFCCSPCFGTVFLPALVRDFVLRNSEQIDFRCVLGSSQGAVRGLRDTDFNIIVIEHCTPLDLSPYDVISLPNDEIIFVSNPATGLDVPEPDLSQLLNLPVIMRKEGCSGTEQLAANLARFGKVLEDFRSVTGLDDPRLIVQTVKTEPYLAFVPKSLVLKELAEGSLRAHTVKGFSHARFRSLVTAPKRYSDPCRSNFIKAVMETVCHISAVSMPGDGPGSRWHKKRPSGRRAPLNSAVTNNAAI, encoded by the coding sequence ATGGAAACTGTCTACTTCAAGACCCTGCTTGCGGTAGTGGAGACGGGGAGTTTTTCGCGGGCGGCCGAACGGTTATGCATTACCCAGTCGGCGGTATCCCAGCGAATCAAGCTTCTGGAAGGAAGGTATGGCTACACGCTGATTGACCGGGCGGGGAACTTTCTGGTGCCGACCGCTGCAGGAGAACTGGTCATCCAGAAGGCCCGGGTAATCATCGAGCATGAGCTGGCACTCCTGGGAGCTCTCAAACTGTTGCCCGCCAAAACGGTCATTTCCTTCTGCTGCTCTCCCTGCTTCGGCACCGTCTTCCTCCCTGCGCTCGTGCGTGATTTTGTTCTCAGAAATTCAGAACAGATCGATTTTAGGTGTGTTCTCGGCTCCAGCCAGGGAGCGGTCAGGGGATTGCGCGACACGGATTTCAATATCATCGTGATCGAGCACTGCACCCCGCTGGATCTTTCGCCATACGACGTAATTTCCCTGCCAAATGACGAGATCATTTTTGTCAGCAACCCGGCAACAGGACTCGACGTGCCGGAGCCTGACCTGTCACAGTTGCTTAACCTGCCAGTAATCATGAGAAAGGAGGGATGCAGCGGCACCGAACAGCTAGCCGCCAACCTGGCCCGGTTCGGCAAGGTGCTTGAGGATTTCAGGTCGGTCACCGGTCTCGACGACCCACGTCTCATCGTGCAGACGGTCAAGACTGAGCCGTATCTGGCATTCGTACCCAAGAGTCTTGTTCTCAAGGAACTGGCAGAGGGAAGCCTGCGGGCGCACACGGTCAAGGGATTCAGCCATGCCCGCTTCCGCTCGCTCGTCACTGCCCCTAAGCGCTACAGCGACCCCTGCCGGAGCAACTTCATCAAGGCTGTCATGGAGACAGTCTGCCATATCTCCGCGGTGTCCATGCCCGGTGACGGCCCCGGCAGCCGATGGCATAAAAAAAGGCCCTCCGGCAGGAGGGCCCCTCTGAACAGTGCCGTCACGAACAACGCGGCTATTTGA
- a CDS encoding carboxypeptidase regulatory-like domain-containing protein, producing MKNTDRSIITFSFIALLLLLAAAVCNAADGTLTGKVANSASTAAIAGATVSATGTVGTRSAVTDSSGGYRLALPGGTYAVTCTAQGFKAFSKTGITITEGRSTTLNIALAPLAGAAVENLGAMPRNLVERTASSITLTASVSGTPTSYSWTQVKGPRVPLSPASARSATADVSSLNVAVDTELVFRLTVSGENGVPASRDVSAFIEPADMEPVLGPDVQVGGSTTAVQKYAVNGVEWSLFNIGNKLCATPIGMTKGPVYSIHLPGFVNDIDIVAHNGLTYALISAGSEGIIVVDVTDPSAMTRTATARINYYRGGLSFTEGGGSILTGQEVSGVKGAVAALVTDGVTLYIADNDFGIHRTALTNLLASGGPVLEPDGTLLIDHEVFTLQYAGENPWGRPVDLKLHGGKLFALLKELGLGIFDPVTLEQVGRYNLYTDTMMKEDWFADMDVRQTVAKDPATGEPFVDSFTGMPDFRQTSFEILQVMKKDVAASTPWADFDRYGKFYYKAQGVDFATFNGRTIAYIAYSLGGLVAVDITGFETATPATFLNGRYLGYIPAVPANGPKEPTGTRSRSILPYYGAGMLKESGIVDVKIRGTRAYLTDHFAGLMIIDGADIPDQHWKQAGGPFNNDTNGIPGDHWPDTEFVTSFDMSPYDPLDNESMPKWMYQAPCLLVTAEINGHGNRLLLMDTMATDAAGNIDLLECAGAGGFNFIDLINLRAPAMSDRYAIPVYIPTTDEIGAKADSTAGQTISIGHSAGISASDRYVYVADGPHGVSAWRITDDAGYPTDDIHLVANTLADEYPEVVNGVKIYPASHASNVVFDPVNHVAWSGSSSLGLRRVKVAGVEADLGRVGAPLLLPLSLSDCFEHNAEWGTVKPVQYQDHAYDVELRGNYAFTADGSNGITVYDVTKDPSTAASGFLVANIGAGKERPPLGTASGIALWTDSATGKSYAFVAAGPRGVGVVDITDVKNMSLVKVFEPIKLEDGKVGAADGQAVDVKVAGSHAFFSYDSFGVVCYRIADLIAPLPSGISPTDVWKKSQTGRLVYDYRPVAASRFKLQLVPGYEDWAGGAVKMTFTQVSGKLIFYVAFAEAGLLKIDWTDPTAPVLKDVAPTVNECTDVTIANGRLFAADGSGGLVFFK from the coding sequence ATGAAAAATACAGATCGATCGATTATCACATTCAGCTTTATTGCCCTGCTGCTCCTGCTGGCAGCAGCCGTCTGCAACGCAGCGGACGGGACGCTTACGGGCAAGGTCGCCAACTCGGCCTCGACGGCAGCCATCGCGGGAGCCACGGTTTCGGCAACCGGGACGGTGGGCACCCGTTCGGCGGTCACCGACTCCTCGGGGGGCTATCGCCTGGCTCTGCCCGGCGGGACCTATGCCGTCACCTGTACCGCCCAAGGATTCAAGGCATTCTCCAAGACCGGCATCACCATTACGGAGGGCAGGTCGACCACCCTCAACATCGCTCTTGCCCCCCTTGCAGGAGCCGCCGTTGAAAATCTGGGGGCCATGCCCCGGAACCTGGTTGAACGGACCGCTTCGAGCATAACTCTCACGGCCTCGGTCAGTGGTACGCCGACCAGCTATTCCTGGACGCAGGTCAAGGGTCCCAGAGTCCCCCTGTCACCGGCATCGGCCCGCTCGGCAACGGCGGATGTGAGCAGTCTGAACGTGGCGGTGGACACCGAGCTCGTCTTCCGTTTGACCGTGAGCGGCGAAAACGGCGTCCCAGCCAGCCGCGACGTGTCGGCCTTCATCGAGCCGGCCGACATGGAACCGGTCCTGGGCCCCGATGTCCAAGTCGGCGGCTCCACTACCGCCGTACAGAAGTATGCGGTCAACGGGGTCGAATGGAGTCTGTTCAACATTGGCAACAAGCTCTGCGCCACCCCCATCGGCATGACCAAGGGGCCTGTTTACTCCATCCACCTGCCGGGCTTCGTCAACGATATCGACATCGTTGCCCACAACGGCCTCACCTACGCCCTCATCTCCGCCGGCAGTGAAGGAATCATAGTGGTAGACGTAACCGACCCGTCCGCCATGACCAGAACCGCCACGGCACGCATCAACTACTACCGGGGCGGCCTCAGCTTTACTGAAGGAGGGGGCTCCATCCTGACCGGCCAGGAAGTCTCGGGGGTCAAGGGGGCGGTAGCGGCGCTGGTCACCGACGGCGTCACCCTCTACATCGCCGACAACGATTTCGGCATCCACCGCACGGCCCTGACGAACCTGCTGGCTTCCGGCGGACCGGTACTGGAGCCCGACGGGACTCTTCTCATTGATCACGAGGTCTTCACCCTCCAGTATGCGGGGGAGAACCCCTGGGGCCGCCCCGTGGACCTAAAGCTCCACGGAGGCAAACTATTCGCCCTTCTCAAGGAACTGGGGCTCGGCATCTTCGACCCGGTGACCCTCGAGCAGGTGGGCCGCTATAACCTGTACACCGATACCATGATGAAGGAAGACTGGTTCGCGGATATGGACGTACGGCAGACGGTTGCCAAAGATCCGGCCACGGGCGAGCCCTTCGTCGACTCGTTCACCGGCATGCCCGACTTCCGGCAGACCAGCTTCGAGATTCTTCAGGTCATGAAAAAAGACGTTGCCGCTTCTACCCCATGGGCCGACTTCGACCGCTACGGCAAGTTCTACTACAAGGCCCAGGGCGTCGATTTCGCAACATTCAACGGCCGGACCATCGCCTACATCGCTTACTCCCTTGGTGGACTCGTCGCCGTTGACATCACCGGCTTCGAAACCGCGACCCCAGCCACATTCCTGAACGGCCGCTACCTGGGCTACATCCCGGCAGTGCCGGCCAACGGCCCCAAAGAGCCCACAGGCACCAGATCCCGGAGCATTCTCCCTTACTACGGGGCCGGTATGCTGAAGGAGTCGGGGATTGTGGACGTGAAGATCCGCGGCACCCGTGCCTACCTGACGGACCACTTCGCGGGGCTCATGATCATCGACGGCGCCGACATTCCCGATCAGCACTGGAAGCAGGCAGGCGGTCCGTTCAACAACGACACCAACGGCATCCCCGGCGATCACTGGCCCGACACGGAGTTTGTCACCTCCTTCGACATGTCCCCCTATGACCCGCTGGACAACGAGTCGATGCCCAAGTGGATGTACCAGGCCCCCTGCCTGCTGGTAACCGCCGAGATCAACGGCCACGGCAACCGGCTTCTGCTCATGGACACCATGGCCACTGATGCGGCGGGGAACATCGACCTGCTGGAGTGCGCCGGTGCCGGTGGTTTCAACTTCATCGACCTGATCAACCTCCGGGCTCCCGCCATGTCAGACCGATATGCCATTCCGGTTTATATCCCAACCACCGACGAAATCGGAGCCAAAGCCGACAGCACGGCGGGGCAGACCATCTCCATCGGCCACTCGGCCGGCATCAGCGCATCTGACCGCTACGTCTACGTGGCCGACGGCCCCCACGGAGTCTCCGCCTGGCGGATCACCGACGATGCGGGCTACCCCACCGACGACATCCACCTGGTGGCCAACACCCTGGCTGACGAGTATCCCGAGGTCGTTAACGGTGTGAAGATCTACCCGGCCTCCCACGCCTCCAACGTGGTCTTTGATCCGGTCAACCACGTTGCCTGGTCCGGCAGCTCCAGCCTCGGGCTCCGCCGGGTGAAAGTAGCCGGCGTGGAGGCTGATCTCGGACGGGTGGGTGCACCGCTCCTGTTGCCGCTCTCCCTCTCCGACTGCTTCGAGCACAATGCCGAGTGGGGAACGGTCAAACCGGTTCAGTACCAGGATCACGCCTACGATGTGGAACTGCGCGGCAACTATGCCTTCACGGCCGACGGTTCCAACGGTATCACTGTGTATGACGTCACCAAGGACCCTTCCACTGCCGCCAGCGGCTTCCTGGTGGCCAACATCGGCGCCGGCAAGGAGCGTCCGCCTCTGGGCACTGCCTCGGGCATCGCCCTCTGGACCGACTCAGCAACGGGGAAATCTTACGCCTTCGTGGCCGCTGGGCCGAGGGGCGTAGGTGTCGTGGACATAACTGACGTGAAGAACATGAGCCTTGTTAAAGTCTTCGAGCCCATCAAGCTGGAGGACGGAAAAGTCGGTGCCGCCGATGGCCAGGCGGTGGACGTAAAGGTGGCGGGAAGCCACGCCTTCTTCTCCTACGACAGCTTCGGCGTGGTCTGTTACCGGATCGCCGACCTGATTGCGCCGTTGCCGTCGGGCATATCACCCACGGATGTCTGGAAAAAGAGCCAGACCGGCAGGCTTGTCTATGATTATCGTCCCGTAGCCGCGAGCCGCTTCAAGCTCCAGCTCGTACCTGGCTATGAGGACTGGGCCGGCGGCGCCGTTAAGATGACCTTTACCCAGGTAAGCGGAAAGCTGATATTCTACGTGGCATTCGCCGAGGCCGGACTTCTCAAGATCGATTGGACCGACCCGACAGCGCCGGTGCTCAAGGACGTAGCACCCACGGTGAACGAGTGTACCGACGTGACCATCGCTAACGGCCGGCTTTTCGCGGCCGACGGTTCAGGCGGCCTGGTGTTCTTCAAGTAA
- the pyrR gene encoding bifunctional pyr operon transcriptional regulator/uracil phosphoribosyltransferase PyrR: MADGTVILDTAGVKRALTRIAHEILERNKGVDGLVLVGIRTGGVHLAREIVARLEEIEGATVPVGEVDITLYRDDFKGHAPHLPVGKTDIPFSLETKRVVLVDDVLFTGRTIRAAMDAIMDHGRPACIQLAVLVDRGHRELPIRADFVGRNVPTSLKEKIAVLFDAANRPTDVVLEK, from the coding sequence GTGGCAGACGGAACGGTGATTCTTGACACGGCTGGGGTGAAACGGGCGCTGACCCGCATCGCCCACGAAATCCTGGAACGTAACAAGGGGGTCGACGGCCTGGTGCTGGTTGGCATCAGGACCGGCGGTGTCCATCTGGCGCGGGAGATCGTCGCGCGGCTCGAAGAGATCGAGGGTGCTACCGTGCCGGTGGGAGAGGTGGATATCACCCTCTATCGTGACGATTTCAAGGGGCATGCTCCCCATCTGCCGGTTGGCAAGACCGACATTCCCTTCTCCCTCGAAACCAAGAGGGTGGTTCTGGTCGACGACGTCCTCTTTACCGGCCGCACCATTCGTGCCGCCATGGACGCCATCATGGACCACGGTCGCCCCGCCTGCATCCAACTGGCCGTCCTCGTGGACCGCGGGCACCGTGAACTGCCGATCCGGGCCGACTTCGTGGGCCGCAACGTACCCACCAGTCTCAAGGAGAAGATCGCGGTCCTGTTCGATGCAGCCAACCGGCCCACTGATGTTGTGCTGGAGAAGTGA
- a CDS encoding aspartate carbamoyltransferase catalytic subunit produces MGFKHKDIIGLQDLTREEIQLLLDTADNMKEINSRDIKKVPTLRGKTVVNVFYEASTRTRTSFEIAAKRLSADTINISASTSSVTKGETLSDTARNILAMKPDIIVMRHAASGAHHYLAQRVSCSVINAGDGAHEHPSQGLLDMLTMRQKFGTIEGLTVAIVGDITHSRVARSDIFGLTKMGAHVRLAGPPTMMPPGIERLGNVTVCRDMREAIEGVDVVMMLRIQLERQGKTLLPTLREYARYYGLNPQNLKLAKPGAMVMHPGPINRGVELSSYVADSDQSAILTQVENGVAVRMAMLYHVSGGELATE; encoded by the coding sequence ATGGGGTTCAAGCATAAGGATATCATCGGGTTGCAGGATCTGACCCGGGAGGAAATTCAGCTCCTCCTCGACACGGCCGACAACATGAAGGAGATCAACTCCCGCGACATCAAGAAGGTGCCGACCCTGCGCGGCAAGACCGTGGTGAACGTCTTCTACGAGGCATCCACCCGGACCCGGACCTCCTTCGAGATTGCGGCCAAGCGCCTTTCCGCCGATACGATCAACATCTCGGCCTCCACCAGTTCCGTGACCAAGGGGGAGACCCTTTCCGATACGGCCCGAAACATCCTGGCCATGAAGCCCGACATCATCGTCATGCGCCACGCCGCTTCGGGCGCTCACCACTATCTGGCCCAGCGGGTCTCCTGCTCGGTGATCAATGCCGGCGACGGCGCCCATGAGCACCCCTCCCAGGGGCTTCTGGACATGCTGACCATGCGCCAGAAGTTCGGAACGATCGAAGGGCTCACGGTGGCCATCGTGGGTGACATCACCCACAGCCGCGTGGCCCGCTCCGACATCTTCGGCCTCACTAAAATGGGGGCGCATGTCCGTCTCGCCGGCCCACCGACCATGATGCCCCCGGGCATCGAGCGCCTCGGCAACGTGACCGTCTGCCGCGACATGCGTGAGGCCATCGAGGGGGTCGATGTGGTGATGATGCTCCGCATCCAGCTTGAGCGCCAGGGCAAGACCCTGTTGCCGACCCTGCGTGAGTATGCCCGCTACTACGGCCTCAATCCCCAGAACCTGAAGTTGGCCAAGCCCGGCGCCATGGTCATGCACCCGGGCCCCATCAACCGGGGGGTGGAGCTTTCCTCCTACGTGGCGGACAGCGACCAGTCCGCGATTCTCACCCAGGTCGAGAACGGCGTGGCCGTGAGGATGGCGATGTTGTACCACGTGAGCGGCGGTGAGCTGGCCACCGAGTGA
- a CDS encoding dihydroorotase encodes MNLLIKGGRVIDPSQGIDEVLDILVENGAIKELGKGLAAPAGAGVVDAAGLIVTPGLIDMHVHLRDPGLEYKEDIVTGTRAAAAGGFTSVACMPNTKPVNDNKAVTSYIVAKAKAEGLVNVFPVGSITQGSKGDALAEMGDLKEAGCVAVSDDGRPVTSSELMRRALEYAKGMGIMVISHAEDLSLVGEGVMNEGFVSTELGLKGIPWAAEDAATARDVYLAEFTNSPLHIAHVSTMGSLRIIRNAKARGVKVTCETAPHYFSLTDDAVRGYNTNAKMNPPLRTADDLAAVKEALKDGTIDAIATDHAPHHLDEKDVEFNVALNGIIGLETSLPLSLKLVEEGVLTLPALVEKMACNPAAILGIDRGTLRQGAVADITVIDPAAVWTVEAGALASKSKNSPFLGWEMKGAAAYTIVGGTVVHSRG; translated from the coding sequence ATGAACCTGCTGATAAAAGGTGGGAGGGTGATTGACCCGTCCCAGGGAATTGACGAAGTTCTGGATATCCTCGTGGAGAATGGCGCAATCAAGGAACTCGGCAAGGGACTCGCGGCTCCGGCCGGGGCCGGGGTCGTGGACGCCGCCGGCCTGATCGTCACGCCGGGCCTCATTGATATGCATGTGCACCTGCGGGACCCGGGGCTCGAGTACAAGGAAGATATCGTAACAGGCACCAGGGCGGCTGCGGCCGGCGGCTTCACGTCGGTGGCCTGCATGCCCAACACCAAGCCGGTGAACGACAACAAGGCCGTGACCAGCTACATCGTCGCCAAGGCCAAGGCCGAGGGGCTCGTCAACGTCTTCCCCGTGGGGTCCATTACTCAGGGGAGCAAGGGGGATGCCCTGGCCGAGATGGGGGACCTGAAGGAAGCAGGCTGCGTGGCGGTTTCCGACGACGGCCGGCCCGTGACCAGTTCCGAGCTCATGCGCCGGGCCCTGGAGTACGCCAAGGGAATGGGAATCATGGTCATCTCCCATGCCGAGGATCTCTCCCTGGTGGGCGAGGGGGTCATGAACGAGGGCTTCGTCTCCACGGAGCTGGGGCTCAAGGGAATACCCTGGGCCGCCGAGGACGCTGCCACCGCCCGTGACGTGTACCTGGCCGAGTTCACCAACTCGCCGCTCCACATCGCCCACGTCTCCACAATGGGGTCATTGCGGATCATCCGTAACGCCAAGGCCCGCGGCGTGAAGGTTACCTGCGAGACGGCGCCCCACTACTTCAGCCTCACCGACGATGCAGTGCGCGGCTACAACACCAATGCCAAGATGAATCCGCCGCTCCGTACGGCCGATGATCTGGCCGCGGTCAAAGAGGCCCTGAAGGACGGCACCATCGACGCCATCGCCACCGACCACGCCCCCCACCATCTGGATGAGAAGGACGTGGAGTTCAACGTGGCTTTGAACGGCATCATCGGCCTGGAAACCTCCCTGCCGCTGTCGCTGAAGCTGGTGGAGGAGGGAGTGTTGACCCTGCCGGCACTGGTTGAGAAGATGGCGTGCAACCCGGCCGCGATTCTCGGCATTGACCGGGGCACGCTCCGGCAAGGCGCGGTTGCCGACATCACGGTTATTGATCCGGCGGCCGTCTGGACGGTGGAGGCCGGTGCGCTCGCCAGCAAGTCCAAGAACTCACCCTTCCTCGGCTGGGAGATGAAAGGTGCCGCGGCATACACCATCGTCGGCGGCACGGTGGTCCACAGCAGAGGATGA
- the carA gene encoding glutamine-hydrolyzing carbamoyl-phosphate synthase small subunit — translation MKAVLALADGRVFEGKSFGATGEAVGEVVFNTAMTGYQEVLTDPSYRGQMVTMTYTQIGNTGINPEDIESKQLYLSGFIVKEYHDCYSNWRATMSLDAYLKENGVVGIQGLDTRALTRHLRDKGAQNGVISTVDSDHESLVKKARAVPSMAGLDLATGVSCDKPYHWTEKLWDLEAGYTAATPDELKYKVVAYDFGIKYNILRCLVSAGCDVTVVPATFPADEALAMNPDGIFLSNGPGDPEPMTAVIENIRKFVGKKPIFGICLGHQLLGLALGGQTMKLKFGNHGSNLPVMDLDTRRVEITAQNHGFSVDIVSLGHACELAHENLNDQTVEGMKHKDLPIFSVQHHPEASPGPHDSHYLFGRFVELMEKEKA, via the coding sequence ATGAAAGCAGTCCTAGCGCTCGCCGATGGGCGCGTCTTTGAAGGGAAATCATTCGGTGCCACCGGCGAGGCCGTCGGCGAGGTGGTCTTCAACACCGCCATGACCGGCTACCAGGAGGTCCTGACCGATCCTTCCTACCGTGGGCAAATGGTCACCATGACCTATACCCAGATCGGCAACACCGGCATCAACCCGGAGGACATCGAGAGCAAGCAGCTCTACCTGTCGGGCTTCATCGTCAAGGAATACCACGATTGCTACTCCAACTGGCGTGCCACCATGAGCCTCGACGCCTATCTCAAGGAGAACGGCGTGGTCGGCATACAGGGGCTCGATACCCGGGCCCTTACCCGGCACCTGCGGGACAAGGGAGCCCAGAACGGTGTCATCTCCACCGTGGATTCGGACCACGAAAGCCTGGTGAAAAAGGCCCGTGCCGTGCCGAGCATGGCCGGCCTCGACCTGGCGACCGGCGTCTCCTGCGACAAGCCCTACCACTGGACCGAGAAGCTCTGGGACCTGGAGGCCGGGTACACCGCCGCAACACCTGACGAGCTGAAGTACAAGGTGGTGGCCTACGATTTCGGCATCAAGTACAACATCCTCCGCTGCCTCGTGTCGGCCGGCTGCGACGTGACCGTGGTGCCCGCAACCTTCCCGGCCGACGAGGCCCTGGCCATGAACCCGGACGGCATTTTCCTCAGCAACGGCCCCGGTGACCCGGAGCCCATGACCGCCGTCATCGAGAACATCAGGAAGTTCGTGGGCAAGAAGCCCATCTTCGGCATCTGCCTCGGTCACCAGCTCCTGGGCCTGGCCCTGGGGGGGCAGACCATGAAGCTCAAGTTCGGCAACCACGGCTCCAACCTCCCGGTCATGGACCTGGACACCCGCAGGGTGGAGATCACTGCCCAGAACCACGGCTTCTCGGTGGATATCGTCTCGCTCGGCCACGCCTGCGAGCTGGCCCACGAGAACCTGAACGACCAGACCGTTGAAGGGATGAAGCACAAAGACCTCCCGATCTTTTCGGTCCAGCACCACCCCGAGGCATCGCCCGGCCCCCACGATTCCCACTACCTGTTCGGGCGCTTCGTGGAGTTGATGGAGAAGGAAAAGGCATAG
- a CDS encoding radical SAM protein, with product MRYIDLYQSGELLQRVREAYARLRSCDLCPLDCGVNRLAGETGSCRAGWRPRIASANVHHGEEPPISGTKGSGTIFLSWCSLHCRFCQNFPISQQGNGTDLTTPDLADRMLGLQKRGVHNINFVTPTHFLPQILAALWLAIPRGFRLPIVWNSSGYEKVDALRLLDGIVDVYLPDMKYAAEEPAVRFSSAPGYREANRLAVAEMFRQVGHLELDDAGIAIRGLIIRHLVLPEGAAGSGETLRWIAENLGAETHIALMNQFFPAHRAAEMPGIHRKITDEEYDEAVEALEEAGLENGWVQD from the coding sequence ATGCGGTATATCGATCTTTATCAATCAGGCGAATTATTGCAGCGGGTCAGGGAGGCCTATGCCCGGCTCCGCTCCTGCGACCTCTGCCCCCTTGACTGTGGGGTGAACCGGCTGGCCGGGGAGACCGGTTCATGCCGGGCAGGGTGGCGGCCCCGGATCGCGTCGGCCAATGTCCACCACGGCGAAGAGCCCCCCATCTCCGGGACAAAAGGATCGGGGACGATCTTCCTCTCCTGGTGCAGCCTCCACTGCCGGTTCTGCCAGAACTTTCCCATCAGCCAGCAGGGTAACGGGACCGACCTGACCACGCCGGATCTGGCTGATCGGATGCTTGGGCTGCAGAAGCGCGGGGTACACAACATCAACTTCGTCACGCCGACCCACTTCCTGCCGCAGATCCTGGCGGCGCTCTGGCTGGCGATTCCCCGCGGATTCCGGCTTCCGATCGTCTGGAATTCCAGTGGCTACGAGAAGGTGGACGCCCTTCGCCTTCTGGACGGTATCGTTGACGTCTATCTGCCGGACATGAAGTATGCGGCGGAAGAACCGGCGGTCCGGTTCTCTTCGGCTCCCGGTTATCGGGAGGCCAATCGATTGGCGGTTGCCGAGATGTTTCGCCAGGTGGGTCACCTGGAGCTGGACGACGCCGGGATTGCGATACGGGGGCTCATCATCCGCCACCTCGTTCTACCTGAAGGGGCAGCCGGCAGTGGCGAGACGCTCCGCTGGATTGCCGAAAACTTGGGTGCCGAGACCCACATCGCCCTGATGAATCAGTTCTTCCCGGCCCACCGGGCCGCGGAGATGCCGGGAATACACCGCAAGATCACCGATGAGGAATACGACGAGGCGGTGGAAGCTCTGGAAGAGGCCGGGCTGGAAAACGGCTGGGTGCAGGATTAG
- a CDS encoding DMT family protein, with the protein MRTIILLALSNVFMTFAWYAHLKNLKAAPWYIAVVVSWGIAFFEYLIQVPANRMGYGTFSLGQLKIMQEVITLAVFVPFAVYYMGQPLKLDYLWAGCCLAGAVFFIFRA; encoded by the coding sequence ATGAGAACGATCATTTTGCTGGCGCTGTCCAACGTATTCATGACCTTTGCCTGGTATGCGCACCTGAAGAACCTTAAAGCGGCGCCCTGGTACATCGCCGTGGTCGTGAGCTGGGGCATCGCCTTTTTCGAGTACCTGATCCAGGTGCCGGCCAACAGGATGGGCTACGGTACCTTCAGTCTGGGACAGCTCAAGATCATGCAGGAGGTCATTACGCTTGCGGTCTTCGTCCCCTTTGCAGTCTACTACATGGGCCAGCCCCTGAAGCTGGACTATCTCTGGGCCGGATGCTGTCTGGCCGGAGCGGTATTCTTCATCTTTCGCGCTTAG